A DNA window from Ranitomeya imitator isolate aRanImi1 chromosome 2, aRanImi1.pri, whole genome shotgun sequence contains the following coding sequences:
- the AGTR2 gene encoding LOW QUALITY PROTEIN: type-2 angiotensin II receptor (The sequence of the model RefSeq protein was modified relative to this genomic sequence to represent the inferred CDS: inserted 2 bases in 1 codon), whose translation MMIEELQETTRNVTSNQSLPSSCPNNTIPDYQLNLLPAFYSFVFIFGFIGNSLVISVLCLEGDLKTVASIYILNLAIADLLFLVTLPFWATYYACGLNWMFGAVMCKISSSLLTLNIFASIFFISCMSVDRYMAIVYPLRSQRRTLNQAILVAFIIWALAIMSTLPTFYFRNTYYIKSLGVHACIMDFPTEEYSSWCVAMALLKIILGFCFPITIILTCYFMIGLHLKKTNGSILNKKTRDRVLKIVTAIVVCFLICWMPFHVLTFLDVLTRMEIINDCRIKTFVEAAMPLSICLGFSNSCINPLLYCFVGNQFRENFRNVFMXLESMNSHQNATRGGNDSKEPELCNIRRHMLGGHFDIFLVK comes from the exons ATGATGATCGAAGAACTGCAGGAAACGACTAGAAATGTAACCAGTAACCAATCTCTGCCGTCTTCCTGTCCTAATAACACTATTCCGGATTATCAGCTTAATCTGCTCCCGGCATTCTACTCCTTCGTTTTTATCTTCGGCTTCATTGGGAACAGTTTGGTCATCTCGGTCCTTTGTCTAGAAGGAGACTTAAAAACCGTGGCAAGCATTTACATCTTAAACCTGGCTATAGCCGACCTGCTATTCCTGGTGACGCTACCTTTTTGGGCGACATATTATGCCTGTGGTTTAAACTGGATGTTTGGGGCGGTAATGTGTAAAATATCAAGCTCTCTTTTAACCCTAAATATTTTTGCCAGTATCTTTTTCATTAGTTGCATGAGTGTTGACCGGTATATGGCCATCGTTTATCCGCTCCGGTCACAAAGGCGGACACTAAATCAAGCCATTCTTGTGGCTTTTATCATTTGGGCTTTAGCCATCATGTCAACACTTCCTACGTTCTACTTCCGGAATACTTACTACATTAAGAGCCTTGGTGTCCATGCCTGCATAATGGACTTTCCCACAGAAGAGTATTCGAGCTGGTGTGTTGCCATGGCCTTATTGAAGATCATTCTTGGTTTCTGCTTTCCAATAACCATTATTCTGACCTGTTACTTCATGATTGGATTACATCTGAAAAAGACGAATGGATCCATACTAAACAAGAAGACTAGAGATCGTGTGCTGAAGATTGTCACCGCCATTGTTGTATGCTTTCTAATTTGTTGGATGCCGTTCCATGTACTGACTTTTTTGGATGTCCTAACAAGAATGGAAATTATTAATGACTGCAGAATTAAGACCTTTGTCGAGGCTGCTATGCCTTTGAGCATTTGCCTGGGATTTTCTAATAGTTGCATTAACCCTTTATTGTATTGCTTTGTCGGAAATCAGTTCAGAGAGAATTTCAGGAATGTGTTTAT GTTAGAGAGCATGAACAGCCATCAGAACGCCACCAGAGGGGGGAATGATTCTAAAGAGCCAGAGCTTTGTAACATTAGGAGACATATGTTGGGTGGCCATTTTGATATTTTTCTGGTTAAATGA